In the Drosophila takahashii strain IR98-3 E-12201 chromosome 3R, DtakHiC1v2, whole genome shotgun sequence genome, one interval contains:
- the LOC123002379 gene encoding myb-like protein X isoform X10 yields the protein MTTAASLPRVPEGLRDLMKVYTKEVLREKPADLYGFSANFFNVIVGEKSQKMVRKYEPVQTYETIMKNRVRQQVPLSLVFNIIPETLTDLIKQFIKAVLREKPENIYIFAQEYFQRMSKEKEKSGRIEYTKYSTYEKSLKDKENVTPGSKVTCECGRILSGKAKDVENRYTDTKLAEADQRTFSSRITYLQSVVIIQRQIRRFLKERKIVRDKDKCNSVEYVAAILLIQRQVRRFLAKKRVEKLKNSRDVREAKGKFNTGDYMKAVVVIQRHYRIYLKKKQERNRLKSDPVSLATAAIIIQRAFRRMVARHRAKRNASSAADQAEELNDNASETGSYTSVSTALLSTESTELGMATYEERVHQKIIHEDEEVENKNVDAGLEKEYSAETIKGQEKSMNLRKSEILSGALIENMIRKPSLENIKDFHNESKDLGEEMDIEVDEKKTSQDLEPEIKSNKSSLELETVAKAELKTKKDNEELESEFSTKNASLDVESSTQDEPKTEHTSEDIEPKNDDKVKTENFGTKSIKEENGDSEFQNIIEKRESDDGKEHDEDVQNDEKEDANILDNDKIIKSKNELTETSIKKEVTPMVSIEIEHVDDLLEDSIPTHHDSNDDSAKDSTNGDSTAQESKYMSNVEIYSLTTVLVNHNREIREQESPVEPLDDKNLEISADTLVQTQTEENHSSVEDENETTPKSREKRSIEDKEMVQSNLENQESLITEDISLTNESNANLKPINHDEIQKGNEQKLKVDGSLDTIPAMEDISKTQSDTKGEIRSTSSEEKIIKEASIPEITSDKDPKIEDPITEDKEMIKTSISVTKDEPLDPNITNIAEKSDLPKLQMKSESIDDLELNKRDSELIIHAGTDPLKENGENSMEILHHANEKVPTDDATEETDSILKLLQQDTIPIRSESLMTEEMVPSEGEVPNDDSHNFDVFTEGIDLKNKKNVSSPSNSKEFSDEQPIKDINDSMGESIVQEQHLLVEDPSGTSVEREFEGVDAQSDTKEENKTNATELQQNIETSIEDAVTDGKVSTEKLESSRVKGQHSDKETLPINSEPENDINLKSENSPVKFDKISSEESESLHAKEQQSENETLPINSQTRKDVDPNLENEADELDQILTKEPKSSSAEVEQSNNETLPINSVPKTDINPSLEVESAKLDKILTEESEILRAEDQQSENDILPINSEPKKDETLNLEDEAVELVKILTEKPESSQADNQQSENKTFPIDSEPEHAKEMNTAGKTEISTNESERSRNVTEQWDEEGFPIKPESVQVEDGKLPNESSEANGVRPEDSEVRVLHTNDKTQNSLDETTVGTEKILPTSLEKSSSSALGETSKSEKELLEYPTNSNSKEISMGDTAIAVMESSAESKNESITAQTNKEESKDILTEDSSGEESTVPPTAEPDKDNYDSESITKTATSKSTEVESEESVDHTKLESDLEKDIKDEGHTGAHLERDSSEHPTKTSATDTLHLEQKEDSTDFGSTSAVVEDKDNAESTPKSDSPVPLNTEVITGLTEAAEEGLDSVEDPLLLSQSDFGGIVQSLDIVSTQELVNNFLENEIEYSSKQGPFPSASLLEEVVEEPCIKKSASLVNLSEGESEPDVASQKAENTDSSVSETIGLDTLSADTIDKATVKLSKPEEVIEKMSQFRDSKSHERLPSADPSFDEPVVRPMSLLQEQSSMDIEDGDIIVYNRLQRDETRESSAQSDSVVFGEAESENIQDKDLLNEEESGRVHLIRHYTIAGDDPRGLFRSVTIDDALNYGEMGKNNQGINNTNSFCLDDETSENIRKKMMAYSLSETDSDYFDPRKSSKEDFDIDTAMADAMGTSTETESTIVSAATKIQAGARGFLTRRRLRRASAGTKSSTLDTKASFGNDAISESLERFIEEEAAKKIQAAYRMHTRKRRSHNRKMEGISLESNLAARRQKLQRGDALRNDSTPDDENSVISSEGKAQKSSKPQKKKTVGETKSKADMELKWLKMRQNSMPVQIDCEVFRVIPKHMRKRIKSAEANKRK from the exons ATGACAACGGCTGCCAGTTTACCAAGGGTTCCCGAGGGTTTGCGGGACCTAATGAAGGTCTACACCAAGGAGGTGTTACGTGAAAAGCCGGCCGACTTGTATGGATTTTCGGCCAATTTTTTCAACGTGATTGTTGGTGAAAAATCACAGAAAATGGTGCGAAAATACGAGCCGGTGCAAACTTATGAAACCATCATGAAAAACCGAGTTCGCCAGCAGGTTCCCCTCTCGCTGGTGTTCAATATAATCCCAGAAACACTGACCGATCTAATAAAGCAATTTATAAAGGCGGTTCTAAGGGAGAAACccgaaaatatttacatattcgCACAGGAGTACTTTCAAAGGATGTccaaggaaaaggaaaagtcgGGACGAATTGAGTACACCAAATATTCGACGTACGAAAAGTCATTGAAGGACAAAGAAAACGTAACTCCCGGATCGAAGGTAACCTGCGAATGTGGACGAATACTGAGTGGGAAAGCCAAGGATGTGGAAAACAGATACACAGATACCAAATTAGCTGAGGCTGACCAGAGAACATTTTCCAGCAGAATTACCTATTTGCAATCAGTTGTCATAATTCAAAGACAAATTCGCCGATTTCTCAAGGAACGGAAAATAGTTCGCGATAAGGACAAATGCAATAGCGTGGAATATGTGGCAGCAATTCTGCTGATTCAACGCCAAGTGCGTCGCTTTTTGGCCAAGAAGCGAGTGGAGAAACTTAAAAATTCACGTGACGTCCGAGAAGCGAAGGGTAAATTTAACACCGGCGACTACATGAAAGCCGTTGTCGTCATTCAGCGGCATTATCGCATATATTTGAAAAAGAAGCAGGAGCGTAATCGATTGAAAAGCGACCCAGTATCCTTAGCAACAGCCGCCATCATAATCCAGAGGGCCTTCAGAAGGATGGTGGCCCGACATAGGGCCAAAAGGAATGCTTCCTCAGCCGCCGATCAAGCCGAGGAACTCAACGACAATGCCTCCGAGACTGGGTCCTATACATCCGTCTCCACTGCCCTCCTTTCCACGGAATCCACTGAGCTGGGAATGGCCACTTACGAGGAACGagtccatcagaaaataattcacGAGGACGAGGAAGTGGAGAACAAAAACGTTGATGCCGGCCTTGAGAAGGAGTATTCAGCGGAAACCATTAAAGGCCAAGAAAAATCGATGAATCTACGGAAAAGCG AAATTCTTAGCGGTGCTTTAATCGAAAACATGATTCGCAAACCAAGCTTGGAAAATATTAAGGATTTTCACAACGAATCAAAAGATTTGGGTGAAGAAATGGATATCGAAGTggatgaaaaaaaaactagtcAAGATCTTGAACCTGAAATTAAAAGTAACAAATCAAGCCTAGAACTTGAAACTGTAGCTAAAGCcgaactaaaaactaaaaaggaCAATGAAGAACTGGAGTCGGAATTTTCGACCAAAAATGCCAGCTTGGATGTAGAATCAAGTACCCAAGATGAGCCCAAAACAGAACACACTTCAGAAGATATAGAACCCAAAAATGATGATAaagtaaaaacagaaaactttggcacaaaatcaattaaagaAGAAAATGGTGACAgtgaatttcaaaatattattgagAAAAGAGAAAGTGATGATGGGAAGGAACATGATGAGGATGTGCAAAATGACGAAAAAGAAGACGCTAACATTTTAGACAatgacaaaattataaaatctaaaaacgaATTAACAGAAAcatcaattaaaaaagaagTTACTCCAATGGTTTCGATAGAAATTGAGCATGTAGACGATCTTTTAGAAGATTCTATACCAACTCACCACGATTCTAATG atGATTCAGCTAAGGATTCAACGAATGGCGACTCAACGGCTCAAGAATCTAAATATATGAGCAACGTAGAAATATATAGTTTGACAACGGTTTTAGTCAATCATAATCGAGAAATTCGTGAGCAAG agTCTCCTGTTGAACCTTTGGACGataaaaatttggaaatatctGCTGACACTCTAGTGCAAACTCAAACTGAAGAAAACCACTCATCAGTTGAagatgaaaatgaaacaaCTCCAAAGAGTAGAGAAAAAAGAAGCATAGAAGATAAAGAGATGGTTCAATCAAATTTGGAGAACCAGGAATCATTGATCACAGAAGATATCAGTCTCACTAACGAAAGTAATGCAAACTTAAAACCAATTAATCATGATGAAATTCAAAAAGGGAatgaacaaaaattgaaagtaGATGGATCACTGGACACTATACCAGCAATGGAAGATATTTCTAAAACCCAGTCGGATACAAAAGGTGAAATAAGGTCGACAAGCTCAGAAGAGAAAATTATAAAGGAAGCATCAATTCCAGAAATCACTTCGGATAAGGATCCCAAAATAG AAGATCCCATCACTGAGGACAAAGAAATGATAAAGACATCTATTAGTGTAACCAAAGATGAACCGCTAGATCctaatattacaaatattgcAGAGAAATCTGATTTGCCAA AGCTTCAGATGAAAAGTGAATCAATTGATGACCTAGAACTAAATAAAAGAGACAGCGAACTAATAATTCATGCCGGAACTGATCCTTTGAAAGAAAATGGTGAAAACAGTATGGAAATATTGCACCATGCAAATG AAAAAGTCCCAACTGATGATGCAACAGAAGAAACAGATAGTATCCTGAAACTATTACAACAAGACACCATACCAATAAGATCTGAAAGTTTAATGACTGAAGAAATGGTCCCATCTGAAGGCGAAGTGCCCAATGATGACTCCCATAATTTTGATGTCTTTACTGAAGgcattgatttaaaaaacaagaaaaatgtatCCAGCCCTTCAAATTCAAAGGAATTTAGTG atgAGCAGCCTATTAAAGATATAAATGACAGTATGGGAGAGAGTATAGTACAAGAAC AACATCTTTTAGTGGAAGATCCATCGGGCACATCAGTGGAACGCGAATTTGAAG gaGTTGATGCCCAAAGTGATACAAAGGAAGAGAATAAGACCAACGCAACTGAGCTCCAACAGAATATAGAAACTAGTATAGAAGACGCTGTCACTGATG gTAAGGTGTCAACCGAGAAACTAGAAAGTTCACGAGTGAAAGGCCAACATTCCGATAAAGAAACTTTACCAATAAATTCCGAACCAGAGAATGatataaatttgaaatcaGAAAATTCACCGGTcaaatttgataaaatatcatcTGAAGAATCAGAAAGTTTACATGCTAAAGAGCAACAATCCGAAAATGAAACTTTACCAATCAACTCCCAGACGAGGAAAGATGTAGATCCTAATTTAGAGAACGAAGCTGACGAATTAGATCAAATATTAACTAAAGAACCAAAAAGTTCAAGCGCTGAAGTCGAACAATCCAATAATGAAACTTTACCAATCAACTCTGTACCAAAAACGGATATAAATCCTAGTTTAGAGGTTGAATCTGCCAAATTAGATAAAATTTTAACTGAAGAATCAGAAATATTACGAGCTGAAGACCAACAATctgaaaatgatattttaccAATCAACTCTGAACCAAAGAAAGATGAAACTCTTAATTTAGAGGACGAAGCTGTAGAACtagttaaaatattaactgaAAAACCAGAAAGTTCACAAGCTGATAACcaacaatcggaaaataaaactttccctATCGACTCAGAGCCTGAGCACGCTAAAGAAATGAATACTGCAGGTAAAACTGAAATATCAACTAACGAATCGGAAAGATCCCGAAATGTAACTGAACAATGGGATGAAGAAGGTTTTCCAATCAAACCTGAATCTGTGCAAGTTGAAGATGGAAAATTGCCTAATGAATCTTCAGAAGCAAATGGTGTCCGTCCCGAGGACTCAGAAG TCCGAGTATTACACACAAACgacaaaactcaaaattctctTGATGAAACAACTGTTGGCACGG aaaaaatattgccGACCTCACTAGAAAAGAGCTCATCAAGTGCATTAGGAGAAACTTCAAAAAGTGAGAAGGAGCTTCTTGAATATCCAACAAATAGTAACAGTAAAGAAATATCTATGGGAGACACTGCCATTGCAGTTA TGGAATCGTCTGCTGAAAGTAAGAACGAATCCATAACTGCCCAAACAAATAAAGAAGAATCGAAAGACATACTAACTGAAGATAGTTCTGGCGAGGAATCTACAGTACCACCTACTGCTGAACCTGATAAAGACA ATTATGATTCTGAATCCATAACTAAGACCGCTACGAGCAAAAGTACAGAAGTTGAAAGTGAAGAAAGTGTGGATCATACAA AACTGGAATCTGATTTGGAGAAAGATATTAAGGACGAAGGACACACAGGAGCCCATCTTGAAAGAGATTCTTCTGAACATCCAACTAAAACTAGTGCAACTGATACTTTACACCTAGAGCAAAAAGAAGACTCTACAGATTTTGGAAGCACATCTGCCGTAGTCGAGGATAAGGACA ATGCAGAATCAACACCCAAAAGCGACTCACCGGTTCCTTTAAATACCGAAGTAATTACTG GTTTAACAGAGGCAGCTGAAGAAGGGCTTGATTCGGTGGAGGATCCACTACTTCTATCACAATCCGATTTTGGTGGAATCGTTCAGT CTTTAGATATTGTTTCAACTCAAGAACTGGTTAATAATTTCCTGGAGAATGAGATTGAGTATTCATCCAAGCAAGGTCCATTTCCCAGTGCTAGCCTTCTTGAAGAAGTTGTAGAGGAACCTTGTATAAAGAAGTCTGCTTCACTGGTGAATCTTTCCGAAGGCGAATCAGAACCCGATGTTGCTAGTCAAAAAGCTGAAAACACGGATTCTTCAGTATCCGAAACCATTGGTTTGGATACGCTATCCGCAGATACCATAGACAAGGCCACCGTCAAATTGTCCAAGCCAGAGGAAGTGATTGAGAAAATGTCTCAGTTCCGGGACTCCAAGTCCCACGAGAGACTTCCTTCGGCAGATCCCAGCTTTGATGAGCCCGTGGTGCGTCCCATGAGTTTACTGCAGGAGCAATCTAGCATGGACATCGAGGATGGAGATATTATCGTTTACAATCGACTGCAGAGGGACGAGACCCGGGAGAGCTCAGCTCAAAGTGATTCCGTGGTCTTTGGTGAGGCAGAATCGGAAAACATTCAGGACAAAGACTTGCTCAACGAAGAAGAATCCGGAAGAGTCCATTTAATAAGGCACTACACCATCGCCGGTGATGATCCGCGGGGTCTTTTCAGATCCGTGACCATTGATGATGCCCTGAATTACGGAGAAATGGGAAAAAACAACCAGGGCATTAACAACACGAATAGTTTCTGTTTGGACGACGAAACTTCGGAGAACATTCGCAAGAAGATGATGGCCTACTCGCTGTCTGAAACGGATTCCGACTACTTTGATCCGAGGAAGAGCAGCAAGGAGGACTTTGACATAGACACGGCCATGGCAGACGCCATGGGCACATCCACCGAAACGGAATCCACCATTGTTTCGGCCGCCACCAAGATTCAGGCGGGAGCTCGGGGATTCCTCACCAGGCGACGGTTGCGCCGAGCAAGTGCCGGAACAAAGTCATCCACCCTGGACACCAAGGCGTCCTTCGGCAACGATGCGATCAGCGAGTCCCTGGAGCGTTTCATCGAGGAGGAAGCGGCCAAGAAGATACAGGCTGCCTACCGGATGCACACTCGAAAGCGCAGGAGTCACAACCGGAAAATGGAAGGCATTAGCTTAGAGAGCAATCTGGCCGCCAGGCGTCAAAAGTTGCAGCGCGGGGATGCACTTCGGAATGATTCCACACCCGATGATGAAAACAGTGTGATCAGCAGTGAGGGAAAGGCTCAGAAAAGCTCAAAGccacagaaaaagaaaacagttG gTGAGACAAAGTCAAAGGCCGACATGGAATTAAAGTGGCTGAAGATGAGGCAGAACTCAATGCCCGTGCAAATTGATTGCGAGGTATTCAGAGTTATACCCAAGCATATGCGAAAACGTATAAAAAGCGCCGAGgcgaacaaaagaaaataa